In the genome of Streptomyces lydicus, the window TGCTCTCGCTGCAAAACCGCAGCATCTTCATAGGCGACGGCGGCGACAACGTCATCCACCTGATGTCGATGTACCTCGTGCTGACCCGGTGCGGGCAGGTCTGGTCGCTGGACGCACGCCGGGCGAAGCGGGCAGCGGCCGCCGCGCAGGCCGCCGGCGGTGAGGAAACCGGACGCGCTCCTGCCTCCCGCGATCTGCCCGGCGTCATCCTGTGGGCCGTGCTCGGCCTCGGTCTGGCCCTCGCCCAACTTCAGGGCAACTACGGCCTCAACTGGTTCGAGGGCGGCCCGTTCCCGCACCTCGGCTGGAGCCTGGCGCTGTGGGGACTGTGGCTGGTGCACGGTCTGTGGTGGGCGGTGCAGCGCTACGCACCCGGCGAGCCGCGCACCGTCCTGGACACCCTCGCCAAGCTCGCCCACAACGGCGCACTGCTGGTGATCGTGGTCGAGGTCTGCCTGATCTACGCCACGGCCGGCTGGTACAAGATCCAGGGCTCACGCTGGCAGGACGGCACCGCGGTCTACTACCCGATGCACCTGGACTACTTCTCCCCCTGGCCGGCGCTGTCCGAGCTGCTGGGCAGCAACGGCGTGATGGTCATGCTGATCACCTACGGGACGGTGATCGTGCAGGTCGCCTTCCCGTTCACGGTCTTCAACCGCCGGCTGAAGAATGTGCTGCTGGTGGCGATGATCTGCGAGCACCTGTCGATTGCGTTCCTGCTCGGCCTGCCGTTCTTCTCGCTCGCGATGATCACCGCGGACGCGGTCTTTCTGCCGACGAACTTCCTGACCTGGGTCTCCGCGCGCCTC includes:
- a CDS encoding HTTM domain-containing protein — its product is MTSPTPHQPQQTQSDQQAPHTTETADLPRQAQVPQTSPESDAYRETRIERAIGRGFGLVTSRALAPYQTAVIRIGFSATWLLFLLREWPHRGVLYGPDSPWNLDMARRLLDGNHAFSVLPWSDSRGWFECVYLVAVVASALLMLGWRTRTMSVLFMVGVLSLQNRSIFIGDGGDNVIHLMSMYLVLTRCGQVWSLDARRAKRAAAAAQAAGGEETGRAPASRDLPGVILWAVLGLGLALAQLQGNYGLNWFEGGPFPHLGWSLALWGLWLVHGLWWAVQRYAPGEPRTVLDTLAKLAHNGALLVIVVEVCLIYATAGWYKIQGSRWQDGTAVYYPMHLDYFSPWPALSELLGSNGVMVMLITYGTVIVQVAFPFTVFNRRLKNVLLVAMICEHLSIAFLLGLPFFSLAMITADAVFLPTNFLTWVSARLSGLRERLFSRGGADRPSDGAGGGEPEARTGHGDGGHTLVG